ATCCTCTCCGGCCCGGCGGGCGGCATCGTCGGCGCCGCGCGCACAGCGGCCATGGCAGGCTTCGACCGCATCATCGGCTTCGACATGGGCGGCACCTCCACCGACGTGGCGCTCTATGCCGGTGCCTTTGAGCGCGCCTTCGAGACGGTGGTGGCCGGCATCCGCATGCGGGCGCCGATGATGGCCATCAACACCGTCGCGGCCGGCGGCGGTTCCATCCTGCATTTCGACGGCGCCCGCTTCCGTGTCGGCCCCGACTCCGCGGGCGCGGTGCCGGGGCCCGCCAGCTACCGCCGCGGCGGGCCGCTGACGGTGACGGATGCCAATGTGATGGTGGGCAAGATCCAGCCCGCCCAGTTCCCCGCCATCTTTGGCCCCGGCGGCGACCAGCCGCTGGATGCCGATGTGGTGCGGGAGAAATTCACCGCCATGGCGGCGGAGATCGCCGCCGCCACCGGCGAGGCGCCGCAGGACCCGCGCGCCGTGGCCGAGGGCTTCCTGCGCATCGCCGTGGCCAATATGGCGCATGCCATCAAGCAGGTCTCGATCCAGAAGGGGCATGACGCCACCCGCTTCGCCTTGCAGTGCTTCGGCGGCGCCGGCGGCCAGCATGCCTGCCTGGTGGCGGATGAGCTGGGGATGGAGACGGTGTTCATCCATCCCTTCGCCGGCGTGCTCTCCGCCTATGGCATGGGGCTGGCGGACCAGAGCGTGATCGGCGAGGCGGCGGTGGAAACCCCGCTGCGGCCCGAGGGCATGGCGGAACTGGCCGTCAGGCTGGACGCCCTGGCCGAGCAGGGCCGCGCCGACCTGCTGGCGCAGGGCAACGACGCCGCCCGCCTGCGCGCCGAGCGCCGGCTGCACTTGCGCTACGCCGGCACCGACAGCTTCCTGCCCGTGCCCTTCGGAGAGCATGACGCGGTGCTGGAGGCCTTCACGGAAGCGCATCGCCGCCGCTTCGGATTCGCCACGCCGGAACGCCCGGTGGTGGTGGAAGCCTGCGTGGTGGAAAGCATCGCGGCCGGGGAGGCCATGGCTGAGCCCGCGCTGCCGCCGCGCCCGGCGGGCGAGAGCCCCGCGCCCCTGGCCACCGTGCCGCTCTTCACCGCGGGCGCCGAGCATGCCGCCCCGGTCTTCGACCGCGACGCCCTGCTGGCCGGCGACCGCATCCCCGGCCCGGCGCTGATCCGCGAGGCCATCGCCACCACGGTGGTGGAGCCCGGCTGGACCGCCGAGGTCACGCCGTTGAACCACCTGGTGCTGCGCCGCACCGCCGCCCGCGCCAATGCCGTGGTGGCCGATGCCAGCAAGCCGGACCCGGTGCTGCTGGAACTCTTCAACAACCTCTTCATGAGCATCGCCGAGCAGACCGGCACGGTGCTGCAGAACACCTCGCTTTCCGTGAATATCAAGGAACGGCTGGATTTTTCCTGCGCGCTCTTCGATGCCGAGGGCCGGCTGGTGGCCAATGCGCCGCATGTGCCCGTGCATCTGGGCGCGATGGGGGAGAGCGTCCGCACCGTCATCCGCACGCGCGGCGACACCCTGAAGCCCGGCGACGTGGTGGCGCTGAACAACCCCTATAACGGCGGCACGCATCTTCCTGACATCACCGTCATCACGCCGGTCTTCGACGAGGATGGAAAGGAAATCCTGTTCTTCGTCGGCTCGCGCGGCCACCATGCCGATATCGGCGGGCTGACTCCAGGCTCCACCCCGCCCGAATCCAGAACGCTGGAGGAGGAGGGCGTCGTCATCGACGATTTCCTGCTGGTGGATGGTGGCACGATCCGCGAGGCCGAGTTCCGTGCCCTGCTGGAAGGCGCGACATATCCGGCGCGCAGCCCGGATGTGAACATCGCCGACATCAAGGCGCAGATCGCCGCCAACGAGACCGGCGTGCAGGAATTGCAGCGCGCCGTGCGCGATTTCGGGCTGGAGACGGTGCGCGCCTATATGCGCCACGTGATGGACAATGCGGAGGAAAGCGTCCGCTCGGCCATCGAGAAGCTCTCCGACGGCAGCTTCGCCTATACCATGGATGACGGCCGCCCCCTGCGGGTCGCCGTGCGGGTGGACCGTGCCCGCCGCAGCGCCACCATCGACTTCACCGGCACCGGCGAGCAGAGCCCTGGCAATTTCAACGCGCCCCCGGCGGTGCTGCGCGCCGTGGTGCTCTACTGCTTCCGTTGCCTGGTGGGCGGCGACATTCCGTTGAACGACGGCTGCCTGGTGCCGCTGGCGATCGTGCTGCCCGAAGGCACCTTCCTCTCGCCGCGCCCCGGCGCCGCCGTGGTGGCGGGCAATACCGAGGTCTCGCAGGCCGTCTGCAATGCCCTGCTGGCGGCGTTGGATGTCTGCGCCAGCGCCCAGGCCACCATGAACAACCTGCTCTTCGGAGATGACCGCTACCAGTATTACGAGACGGTCTGCGGCGGCACCGGTGCCGGCCCGGGCTTCGACGGCGCATCGGCCGTGCAGACGCATATGACCAATACCCGGATGACCGACCCGGAGATCCTGGAACTGCGCTACCCCGTGCGGCTGGAGGAATTCTCCATCCGCCGCGGCTCCGGCGGCGCCGGCCAGTGGCGGGGCGGGGATGGCGCGCGGCGGCGCATCCGCTTCCTGCGGCCGATGCAGGCGATCATCGTCGCCTCCCGCCGCGAGGTGCCGCCGCATGGGCTCCATGGCGGCGCCCCCGGCGCGCCGGGCCGGCAGTGGGTGGAGCGGCTGGACGGCAGCCTCCATGAGATGGGCGGCCGCGACCGGGCCGAACTGGCGGCGGGCGAGGTGCTGGGTCTGGAGACCCCCGGCGGCGGTGGCTGGGGCCCCGCTTCCGCGCGCGGGAAGGCTTCCGGCGCCTGATGTCCTGGCTTCGCCGCATCGCGCTCGGGCTTCTGCTGGCACTGCCGCTGCTGCTGGCGGCGGCGCTGTGGTTCGTGCCCCGCATGACCGACTGGAACGAGCACCGCGACCGGCTGGCCATCCTGGCTGCCGGCCGGCTGGGCCAGCCGGTGATGCTGACCGGCCCGGTCAAGCTGACCCTGCTGCCGCAGCCCATGCTGGAAGCCGGCGGCGTGACGATCGGCGGCGCGCAGGGCAGCGCGCCGGATGGCGGCATCTCCATCCAGGCGGAGGCGTTGCGGCTGCGGCTGGACCTGGGCGCGCTGCTGCGGCTGCAACTGGAGCCGCGCGAGGTGGTGCTGGTCGGCGCCGAGATCCGGCTGCCCTGGCCTCCTACCTCCGGCCAGTCCTTCCGTCCGCCGCCCTGGCTGACCGAGTTGCGCGGCCGGATCGAGGACAGCCGCATCGCCATCGGCTCCGTGATGCTGGACGACGTGACGGCGGAACTGGCCGCCGGCAGCGCCACCGATGCGCTGAATATCGACGGCCGCTTCCGCTGGCGCGGGCTGGATACCAGTTTCCGCACCACCATCGGCCGTCCGGGCTGGGATGACGCGGCGCCGCTGAACCTGACGGTCTCGGCCGCCAGTGCCTCCCTCTCGGCCAGCGGCGTGCTGCTGCCGGAGGGCGGCTTCGAGGGCAGCATCCAGGGCGGCGGCAGTGATCTGGCGGCGCTGCTGCCAGGGCCGGGCGGCAGCTTCCGGCTGCGCGGCAAGCTCTCCGCCACCGCCGACCTGCTGACGGCCAGCGAACTCACCATGGACCTCGGCGGCAGCCCGGTGCGCGGCGCGGCCACGCTGCGGCTGGCCCCGGTGCCGCGGCTGGACGTGGCGCTGGTCACGGGGCGGGTGGTGCTGGACCCCTGGGTGGCGGCGCTCCGCAATGCCTCGGCACCCCGGCTGCCCTTCGGCATCGACCTCTCGGCCGAGGCCGCGACGCTGCATGGCATCACCCTCCGCCGGCTGCGCGCCGCCGCCTTCGTCGAGGGCGAAAGGCTGACGCTGTCCGATATCAGCGCCATCCTGCCCGGCGATACCGAGGTCGAGATGTCCGGCGTCACCACGGTGGGATTGCCTGCTGCTGGCGGTGCGGGACGCAAGCTGGAGATGGCCATCCGCTTCCACGGCACGGCGCTGCGCGCCACGCTGCTGGCGCTGGGCCTGCGGCTGGATGCCACCGATCCGACGCTGCTGCGGCAGGGCGAGGGGCGGATGCGGCTGGTGCTGGAGGAAAGCCAGGCCGCCATGCCCGAGTTCGTCGCCACCATCGATGGCGCGCGTGTCTCCGGCGCGGGCGTGCTGCGCTTCGGCGC
This genomic window from Roseomonas marmotae contains:
- a CDS encoding hydantoinase B/oxoprolinase family protein, which gives rise to MTMGAAGWQFWVDRGGTFTDIVARDPEGRLSTRKLLSENPERYRDAAVAGIRACLGLPEGAAIPPGVVEAVKMGTTVATNALLERKGERVLMLVNQGFADMARIGNQARPRLFDLDIKLPELLHERVAEIGGRIGPDRAEIAPLDEAAARAALEAGFAAGIRAVAVVLMHAWTNPAHEQRLGEIAREVGFTQVSLSHEASPLPRIVPRGDTAVVDAYLSPILRRYVEQVAGELRPEAGGEAARLYFMQSSGGLTLAEKFQGKDAILSGPAGGIVGAARTAAMAGFDRIIGFDMGGTSTDVALYAGAFERAFETVVAGIRMRAPMMAINTVAAGGGSILHFDGARFRVGPDSAGAVPGPASYRRGGPLTVTDANVMVGKIQPAQFPAIFGPGGDQPLDADVVREKFTAMAAEIAAATGEAPQDPRAVAEGFLRIAVANMAHAIKQVSIQKGHDATRFALQCFGGAGGQHACLVADELGMETVFIHPFAGVLSAYGMGLADQSVIGEAAVETPLRPEGMAELAVRLDALAEQGRADLLAQGNDAARLRAERRLHLRYAGTDSFLPVPFGEHDAVLEAFTEAHRRRFGFATPERPVVVEACVVESIAAGEAMAEPALPPRPAGESPAPLATVPLFTAGAEHAAPVFDRDALLAGDRIPGPALIREAIATTVVEPGWTAEVTPLNHLVLRRTAARANAVVADASKPDPVLLELFNNLFMSIAEQTGTVLQNTSLSVNIKERLDFSCALFDAEGRLVANAPHVPVHLGAMGESVRTVIRTRGDTLKPGDVVALNNPYNGGTHLPDITVITPVFDEDGKEILFFVGSRGHHADIGGLTPGSTPPESRTLEEEGVVIDDFLLVDGGTIREAEFRALLEGATYPARSPDVNIADIKAQIAANETGVQELQRAVRDFGLETVRAYMRHVMDNAEESVRSAIEKLSDGSFAYTMDDGRPLRVAVRVDRARRSATIDFTGTGEQSPGNFNAPPAVLRAVVLYCFRCLVGGDIPLNDGCLVPLAIVLPEGTFLSPRPGAAVVAGNTEVSQAVCNALLAALDVCASAQATMNNLLFGDDRYQYYETVCGGTGAGPGFDGASAVQTHMTNTRMTDPEILELRYPVRLEEFSIRRGSGGAGQWRGGDGARRRIRFLRPMQAIIVASRREVPPHGLHGGAPGAPGRQWVERLDGSLHEMGGRDRAELAAGEVLGLETPGGGGWGPASARGKASGA